In the Blautia coccoides genome, TTTTTCCTTATTTTTCAAGGAATTTTTAGTTACATATCTCAGATGAATGAGCCGTGAAGATGGGTATTTCTGTGTATCTGGTACGAAAATAGCTGATTTTGGGCATACAAAATAAAACGTCTCATTATTCCGCTTTATATGGCCTTGTGTATGCCCCTCCATCTATGGCAGCTTACCTCCCGTGTCTACCAGGATCATCCCACCTGTCGGTGTGAGTCCTAACTTCCTTCGTTCTGCCTGCCCATATCCAGGGTGTCAGCTTAGCTCCTTTGCAGGGTCTTGCCCTATGGTATTTATTTCTGCCGACTACTGGCTCATTCTTTATTTTAAGTCTTACTGACCTGTTAATATCCTTCCTGTACCGGCACCTTTCGGTGGACGTTTTTCCGGTCCATCCCTGATATTTCCAGCTTTTCTGTCATAGCTGGATTCAGCTTTCAATCCTCTTTGAAAGTTCAATCCAACCATGACAGAGCAGTGCTTTTAGTACTTGGATCGTTTGGTTTCGTTATGCTGTCTGCATCTGCGGATGCTTGATATCACCCAGCAGCCTTGCAGCGTCATAATCGACTCCTTTTGTCAGGATCGTATAAAACACCCTGATCACCTTACATGCCACTGCCACTACTGACTGCATCTTTTTCAGCGGATTCTCTTTTCTCGTCCGATAGTATTCATGGATCTCTCGAAATTCCGCATTCTTTCCGACTAGTGATATCGCCGCTTCATACAGTACATATCTCAGTCGTTTTCTTCCTCGGTAGCTGATACGGCTCTCTCCATTATGCTTGCCTGAATCGTTCGCCACGATCGCATAGCCTGCAAGCTTTTGCAGCTGTTTGGGGTTGTCAAAACGTCTAATGTCGCCCACCTCTGCAATAAATCCACTTACTGTCACCATACCGATCCCTTTGATCTCCAGCAGCTTATCTATATATGGTATTTCTTTCAGCTTACCTTCTATCTTTTGCACCAGTTCTTCCAGTCTTGATGTATATACATCCATGTCGTCCAGCAGATTTTTCAGTTCCATTCTCGCTGCCTCCGGTGCTTCCTTACTGCCTACGCTGTGCTCTGCAGCTGATACCAGGGTCTTTGCCCTCTTCATTCCAGCCCCTCTCAGCTTTGCGTCTCTCCAGATCTGGTTTACACCTTCCACGCCCAACTTCCCGATGTCCTCCGGCAGCGGCGCTGCCTTCAGTATCATCCGCCCGCTGACTGCCTTTAAATCCCTATAAACGTCTTTGTATTCAGGAAAGTAAATGGCAAACCATCTGGCAATGCGGTTCTTGATCCGGGTAACTTCCTCCTGTGTCTGGAAGCGTAGATTGGATAAGCTTCTCATCTCTGCATAAATCCCGGTTGGTATATAAGGGTAGGAAAAACGTCCCTCATTCACCAGTGCGGCAATCGTCTTTGGATCTTTGCGGTCATTTTTATTAGGATTGTTATCATCCAGTTCCTTGGATTTCTTGACATGATGGGGATTTACATGCACAGGTTTCATTCCGTTGTCCTGCAGGAACTTTCCTAAAGCGAACCAATAGTGTCCTGTTGGCTCCATTCCGGGAATTACAGCGGTTTTACCATTCTTTTCTTGTATTTCCTCGATCCATGCCTTAAATGTAAGGAACCCTGCTTGTGTATTGCTGAAAATCAAAGGTTTTCTGGTAAACTCGAAATTTCTCCAGTCAAATGCTCTCGCATAGTGCGTTTCGCTTCCGACATCAATACCAACGATCAAAGTTTTTTCAGTTATGGATGCAATTTTTGTGTTCTGTGTGTTACAATTCATTTTAGATACCTCTCTGTTTAATAAGATTTTATACTAACCGCCAAAGTCAGTAATCTTATTTTACACTGAGGTATTTTTTTCTCAACCTTCTTTCTTGGAATTCCCTATATTTGAATTATACAGG is a window encoding:
- a CDS encoding IS110 family transposase, with amino-acid sequence MNCNTQNTKIASITEKTLIVGIDVGSETHYARAFDWRNFEFTRKPLIFSNTQAGFLTFKAWIEEIQEKNGKTAVIPGMEPTGHYWFALGKFLQDNGMKPVHVNPHHVKKSKELDDNNPNKNDRKDPKTIAALVNEGRFSYPYIPTGIYAEMRSLSNLRFQTQEEVTRIKNRIARWFAIYFPEYKDVYRDLKAVSGRMILKAAPLPEDIGKLGVEGVNQIWRDAKLRGAGMKRAKTLVSAAEHSVGSKEAPEAARMELKNLLDDMDVYTSRLEELVQKIEGKLKEIPYIDKLLEIKGIGMVTVSGFIAEVGDIRRFDNPKQLQKLAGYAIVANDSGKHNGESRISYRGRKRLRYVLYEAAISLVGKNAEFREIHEYYRTRKENPLKKMQSVVAVACKVIRVFYTILTKGVDYDAARLLGDIKHPQMQTA